The Pontibacter pudoricolor genome contains a region encoding:
- a CDS encoding co-chaperone GroES yields MRISEKNKLEKIIIVGDRVLIKPKSSKEQTKSGLYLPPGVQEKEKVQEGYIMRVGPGYPIPADYSFDEEDWDEDKEDVRYIPLQAKEGDLAIYLQRDAIEINYIGEKYFIVPQSAVLMLVREEDL; encoded by the coding sequence ATGAGAATATCCGAGAAGAATAAACTGGAGAAGATCATTATAGTTGGCGACCGTGTGCTGATCAAACCAAAATCATCTAAAGAGCAGACGAAGAGCGGTTTGTACTTGCCACCGGGCGTGCAGGAAAAAGAAAAAGTGCAGGAAGGCTACATAATGCGCGTAGGTCCCGGCTACCCGATACCTGCCGACTATAGTTTTGATGAAGAAGACTGGGACGAAGACAAAGAAGATGTGCGCTACATACCGTTACAGGCTAAGGAAGGCGACCTGGCCATTTACCTGCAACGCGACGCCATTGAGATAAACTACATAGGCGAGAAGTATTTTATAGTTCCGCAGTCGGCTGTACTGATGCTGGTGCGCGAAGAAGATCTATAG
- a CDS encoding DUF5916 domain-containing protein, with protein MKEHLQAALLKTFCCILLCLPGFYAMGQSSKKSQPAVVKKELAALRITTSPKIDGVLDEPEWQQAQIATDFIQNRPTPGPKEKHKTEVRIMYDDAAIYVGAIMHDVSQDSIFKQLGKRDDLGNTDFFGVFLDTYNDQINGFGFFTTPAGVQLDARYSSNGEDWSWNAVWESNVSLQGNSWVAEFKIPYSAIRFSSKPEQLWGLNFMRNRQSTRQGYFWNHVDPAIDGFGNQWGKLTGLKNIEAPLRLSFTPYISAYAETIPQIKEGSTDDVSYRSDYNFGGGMDVKYGINDAFTLDMTLIPDFSQVQSDNQVLNLSPFEVQFNENRPFFMEGTELFNKGNFLYSRRIGGIPINFLDRDAEEDLGNKIIDNPLETKMLNGTKISGRTESGLGIGVFNAVVGRQYGTLEDSEGRRFKKETQPLTNYNVFVLDQSLKNNSYVTLINNNVMRQGSTYDANLTGLLFKFADKKNTYAIDGKAALSQKYLSDSTALGHTYRIGLSKMSGNFQVYASHTVISDTYDPNDLGIQFVDNSVEENLQFNYNIYQPFWKFLNMYTNIGAIYARRYKPDAFQNFVIYGNLNTTLKGFTSLGMFFNVEPVLTYDFFEPRVDGWYYTFPTNNNVGGYISSDYRKKIALDVSGNYRWFNENDRNNINYSISPRYRVNDKLMFVYRYDRSLRFDDMGFAKTFMHPENQSDPNRERVVILGLRDVNATTNTLTGSYSFNNKMTVSLRARHYWSKAEYSKFYRLATDGSLSPDSYPNGYNGRFVDANHNRNFNAFNIDMIYSWWFAPGSEISIVWKNAIDENQSNVVPRYFDNFTNTISSPQNNSLSVKVLYYIDYLTLKNRFGKGKS; from the coding sequence ATGAAAGAACATTTACAGGCAGCTTTATTAAAGACCTTTTGCTGCATTCTCCTGTGTTTGCCAGGTTTTTACGCGATGGGGCAGTCATCCAAAAAATCTCAGCCTGCAGTTGTAAAGAAAGAACTGGCAGCGCTTCGTATCACCACCTCTCCTAAAATTGATGGCGTACTGGACGAGCCCGAATGGCAACAGGCCCAGATCGCAACTGACTTTATCCAGAACAGGCCAACCCCCGGGCCAAAAGAAAAACATAAAACCGAAGTACGGATAATGTATGATGATGCCGCGATTTATGTGGGTGCCATTATGCACGATGTATCGCAGGATAGTATCTTTAAGCAGCTTGGCAAACGCGATGACCTTGGCAATACAGACTTCTTCGGCGTTTTCCTGGATACTTATAACGACCAGATAAACGGTTTTGGCTTTTTTACAACGCCGGCAGGTGTGCAGCTGGATGCGCGCTATTCATCTAATGGGGAAGACTGGAGCTGGAACGCTGTGTGGGAAAGCAATGTCAGCCTGCAGGGCAACAGTTGGGTAGCGGAGTTTAAAATTCCTTATTCGGCTATTCGTTTCAGTAGCAAGCCAGAGCAACTGTGGGGGCTAAACTTTATGCGTAACCGCCAGTCTACGCGGCAGGGCTATTTCTGGAACCACGTGGACCCGGCTATAGATGGCTTTGGAAACCAATGGGGTAAACTGACAGGCCTTAAGAATATAGAAGCTCCGCTGCGTTTATCTTTTACGCCTTACATCTCGGCCTACGCCGAAACAATACCACAGATAAAGGAAGGCAGCACTGATGATGTAAGCTACCGCAGCGACTATAATTTTGGGGGCGGTATGGATGTGAAGTACGGGATAAACGATGCTTTTACCCTGGATATGACCCTTATTCCGGATTTTAGCCAGGTACAGTCTGATAACCAGGTGCTGAACCTGAGCCCGTTCGAAGTACAGTTTAACGAAAACCGTCCATTCTTTATGGAAGGTACAGAACTGTTTAATAAAGGTAATTTCCTTTATTCCCGAAGGATAGGGGGAATTCCAATTAACTTTCTTGACCGTGATGCAGAAGAAGACCTTGGCAATAAGATCATCGATAACCCGCTTGAAACGAAGATGCTTAACGGTACAAAAATATCCGGGCGTACAGAGTCAGGGTTAGGTATAGGGGTATTTAATGCCGTGGTTGGCCGGCAGTATGGTACTTTGGAAGACAGCGAGGGCAGACGGTTTAAAAAAGAGACTCAGCCACTTACCAACTATAACGTCTTTGTTCTGGATCAGTCGCTCAAGAATAACTCTTATGTAACCCTGATCAACAACAACGTAATGCGCCAGGGAAGCACATACGATGCCAACCTGACCGGGCTGCTCTTTAAGTTTGCAGATAAGAAAAACACGTATGCCATAGATGGTAAAGCAGCACTGAGCCAGAAATATTTATCAGACAGTACTGCCCTTGGCCATACCTACCGCATAGGGTTGAGCAAGATGAGCGGCAATTTCCAGGTTTATGCTTCGCATACAGTTATATCAGATACTTATGATCCCAATGATCTGGGAATCCAGTTTGTGGACAACTCTGTAGAAGAGAACCTGCAGTTCAACTATAACATTTACCAGCCTTTCTGGAAGTTCCTGAACATGTATACTAACATTGGGGCAATTTATGCGCGCAGGTATAAGCCAGATGCTTTCCAGAATTTTGTGATATACGGTAACCTGAATACCACTTTAAAGGGCTTTACCAGCCTCGGAATGTTCTTTAATGTGGAACCTGTACTAACCTACGATTTTTTTGAGCCGCGTGTAGACGGTTGGTATTACACTTTCCCGACCAATAACAATGTAGGAGGTTATATCTCTTCTGACTACCGAAAAAAGATTGCGCTGGATGTAAGCGGCAATTACCGTTGGTTTAACGAAAACGACAGGAATAACATAAATTACTCCATTTCTCCAAGGTATCGTGTAAACGATAAACTGATGTTTGTGTATAGATATGACCGTAGCCTGCGATTTGATGATATGGGATTTGCCAAAACATTTATGCACCCGGAGAATCAAAGCGACCCGAATAGAGAACGTGTCGTGATATTGGGTTTGCGCGATGTAAATGCCACTACCAATACCCTTACCGGCAGCTATAGTTTCAATAACAAAATGACAGTGTCGTTAAGGGCGCGTCATTACTGGTCAAAGGCGGAGTATTCTAAATTTTACCGTTTGGCAACTGACGGCAGCTTAAGCCCCGATAGTTATCCAAATGGCTACAATGGCAGGTTTGTAGATGCTAACCATAACCGAAACTTCAATGCCTTTAATATTGATATGATCTACTCGTGGTGGTTTGCGCCGGGCAGTGAGATAAGTATAGTCTGGAAAAACGCCATAGACGAAAACCAGAGCAATGTAGTGCCACGTTATTTTGACAACTTTACAAACACCATATCATCGCCACAGAACAACAGCCTTTCAGTTAAAGTACTCTATTACATCGATTACCTGACCCTGAAGAACAGGTTCGGAAAAGGTAAATCGTAA
- the hemB gene encoding porphobilinogen synthase → MITRRPRRNRQSEVIRNMVEETTLGLNDFIFPLFIIEGQNKKIEISSMPSINRFSIDTLLEEVNSCVELGVKAFAPFASIPEQLKDKMASESHNPDGLFPRAIREIKKNFPDVVLMTDVALDPYSSDGHDGIVENGEILNDETLEVLGKMALVQAQAGADIVGPSDMMDGRVGYIRNVLDENGYHKVGIMSYTAKYASSFYGPFRDALDSAPKKGDKKTYQMNFANSREALIEAELDTQEGADFLMVKPALAYLDIIKLLRENSHLPIAAYNISGEYAMVKAAAQNGWIDGEKAMVEVLTSIKRAGADIILTYFAKEYAQFIRR, encoded by the coding sequence ATGATAACCAGAAGACCACGACGTAACCGTCAGAGCGAAGTTATCCGAAACATGGTAGAAGAGACTACCCTGGGTTTGAACGACTTCATTTTCCCGCTTTTTATTATTGAAGGCCAGAATAAGAAAATAGAGATCAGCTCTATGCCTAGCATTAACCGCTTCTCCATCGATACCCTTTTAGAAGAAGTGAACAGCTGCGTAGAGCTGGGCGTAAAAGCTTTTGCCCCGTTTGCCAGCATACCAGAACAGCTGAAAGATAAAATGGCCTCTGAAAGCCACAACCCGGACGGCCTTTTCCCGAGAGCGATACGCGAGATAAAGAAGAATTTCCCGGATGTAGTGCTGATGACCGACGTAGCCCTGGACCCTTATAGTTCGGATGGACATGACGGTATAGTTGAGAACGGAGAAATACTGAACGATGAAACACTGGAAGTATTAGGCAAAATGGCCTTAGTACAGGCACAGGCCGGTGCCGATATAGTTGGCCCTTCGGATATGATGGATGGCCGTGTTGGCTATATCCGTAACGTGTTGGATGAGAACGGTTACCACAAGGTAGGCATTATGAGCTATACAGCCAAGTATGCCAGTTCGTTCTACGGCCCGTTCCGCGATGCCCTGGACTCAGCCCCTAAAAAAGGCGACAAAAAAACTTACCAGATGAACTTTGCCAACAGCCGCGAAGCCCTGATCGAAGCCGAACTGGACACACAGGAAGGCGCAGACTTCCTGATGGTGAAACCAGCTTTAGCTTACCTGGACATTATTAAACTGCTCCGTGAGAACTCGCATCTGCCCATTGCAGCTTATAATATCAGCGGTGAATATGCCATGGTAAAAGCTGCTGCCCAGAATGGTTGGATAGATGGTGAAAAAGCAATGGTAGAAGTACTGACAAGTATAAAACGCGCCGGAGCCGACATTATTCTTACCTATTTTGCCAAAGAATACGCCCAGTTCATCCGCAGATAA
- a CDS encoding S8 family serine peptidase, with protein sequence MRRLGYWIAAIILTTTTSAIAQRAEVPTNKQELTKFASAAAKDYKANRAKALELAKQNSWIIEKTYSDGRHISLQGLDSKGMPIYYITYNNTRAAATVGTDQLWAGGSLGLALSGANSIVSERLGVWDGGRVRETHQELSGRVQQRDNATQVSDHATHVAGTMIASGVSPLAKGMAFGTKKLQAYDFNNDVSEMATAAKDLQLLVSNHSYGSLSGWRYNPDRKGTTTDPYWEWWGDSEINSSEDYKFGYYDKAASEWDKIAFNAPYYLIVKSSGNNRGETGPSQGQPYYRRNKNGNFDLVASRNNISSNDGFDIISTYGNAKNILTVGAVKPISYGYSKPEDVAISSFSSYGPTDDGRIKPDIVGNGVDLLSASGSGNRSYEIMSGTSMSSPNIAGSILLLQEHYANVKSGNLMRAATLKGLIIHTADEAGPKPGPDYIYGWGLLNNVKAANTITNTNNTNIIEERNLEQGQVQTLQVIASGSGPVVATISWTDPEATPIQVGSAVFNNRTPRLVNDLDIRITNSGNEYMPWKLDPSAPSKEATTGDNILDNVEKILIQDAIPGETYTIKVSHKGTLVNKAQQFSLIVSGVGGRTYCTSTPSVDSGSRIDNIVFGQFTLTMPAGCSGYNDFRNKLLTIEAGQTKNMTLSLGTCSDNASKALKVFVDWNQDGDFNDVKEEVATSDLIANAENISLAITAPAVLPKGGRTLLRVVLQEVAQTSEITSCGTYGKGETQDYLIQFMQPQTDVALTAVAPVGPNLCVASTQTVKVKLRNLGAGTQNNLPVTVIVKKNGINFTQLTGIFKGTISTGREVEFSLDGSFKTEAGATYELIATSSLDGDVVTGNNNASTSFTVNNLSPAPIAAISRCGADQDYSLTAEGNGVVYWYTSADATTPVAVGKSINLEAKKLTTNTLYAGVNDLSASVGPATKAVLSTGDYGQFTPEVLISTKAPVVLESARLYIGHGGKITFTLFNSTGQPVTFKTIDVVPTRSSAATGNQPNDATDQGAIYNLGLEIPSAGNYRIAISYEEDATIFRNKGTLVSYPLQIADVFEITGNTASPNPETYYYYFYDLKVSALGCKSERVAVEVKGKNAIEQAILTREGETLKSNALEGNQWYLNGKAIAGATGQTFTPTENGKYSLVATVDGCVSKRSEEYSFVYRPGAAELGDKVIVSPNPSTGKFYIAAELIPSDIIRYEVYNILGNMMSTGKVDNYNGIFEDTIDLSNSSSGVYFIRIYKNEAMHVQKLVLQR encoded by the coding sequence ATGAGAAGATTAGGCTATTGGATCGCAGCTATCATCTTAACTACGACCACTTCGGCAATTGCTCAACGTGCAGAAGTGCCCACTAATAAGCAAGAACTTACAAAATTTGCATCAGCGGCTGCAAAAGATTATAAAGCCAATAGAGCTAAAGCGCTAGAATTAGCTAAGCAGAACAGCTGGATAATAGAGAAGACTTATTCTGATGGCCGTCATATTTCTTTGCAGGGACTTGATTCAAAAGGAATGCCTATCTATTATATTACCTATAACAACACACGTGCGGCTGCTACAGTTGGTACTGATCAACTCTGGGCAGGGGGCTCTCTCGGCCTTGCGCTTAGTGGTGCAAATAGTATTGTATCTGAAAGGCTAGGTGTATGGGATGGTGGACGTGTGCGCGAAACACACCAGGAACTTTCAGGGCGTGTGCAGCAAAGGGATAATGCCACTCAAGTTTCAGATCATGCTACTCACGTTGCCGGTACAATGATAGCTTCGGGCGTGAGCCCCCTTGCTAAAGGTATGGCATTCGGTACGAAAAAGCTGCAGGCTTATGATTTTAATAATGATGTGTCAGAAATGGCCACTGCAGCAAAAGATTTACAATTACTTGTTTCCAATCACTCTTATGGTAGCCTTAGTGGCTGGCGGTATAACCCTGACAGAAAAGGCACAACAACAGATCCTTATTGGGAATGGTGGGGTGACTCAGAGATTAACAGCTCCGAAGACTATAAATTTGGTTACTATGATAAGGCGGCATCTGAGTGGGATAAAATTGCTTTTAATGCGCCTTATTATCTGATCGTTAAATCTTCAGGAAATAACCGTGGCGAAACAGGCCCAAGCCAGGGACAACCATATTATCGCAGAAACAAGAATGGTAATTTCGACTTGGTAGCTAGCAGAAACAATATAAGCAGCAACGATGGCTTTGATATTATCTCGACTTATGGCAACGCAAAAAATATACTTACAGTTGGGGCGGTAAAACCCATTTCTTATGGTTACTCTAAACCGGAAGATGTAGCTATATCCTCTTTCAGCAGTTACGGCCCTACTGATGATGGACGTATTAAACCTGATATTGTTGGTAATGGTGTAGATCTTCTTTCTGCTTCAGGTAGCGGTAACAGATCATACGAGATCATGAGCGGCACCTCTATGTCCTCCCCGAATATTGCCGGTTCAATACTGCTACTTCAAGAGCATTATGCTAATGTAAAGTCCGGAAACCTGATGCGTGCAGCTACACTCAAAGGATTAATTATACATACAGCGGATGAAGCTGGTCCTAAGCCTGGCCCGGACTACATTTATGGCTGGGGACTCCTTAACAATGTAAAGGCTGCTAATACGATAACAAATACTAATAACACTAATATAATTGAGGAGCGAAACCTGGAACAGGGGCAAGTCCAGACGCTTCAAGTTATTGCTTCAGGTTCTGGGCCTGTTGTAGCTACTATCTCTTGGACAGACCCAGAAGCTACACCTATTCAGGTAGGCTCAGCTGTATTCAATAACAGAACACCACGCCTTGTAAACGACCTAGATATACGTATCACAAATTCAGGCAATGAGTATATGCCTTGGAAGTTGGATCCTAGCGCTCCATCTAAGGAAGCAACCACTGGAGACAACATTTTAGATAACGTTGAAAAGATCCTGATTCAGGATGCCATTCCTGGCGAAACTTATACTATAAAAGTAAGTCATAAAGGCACATTGGTAAACAAAGCCCAGCAGTTCTCGCTAATAGTAAGCGGTGTTGGTGGAAGAACTTACTGCACCAGCACACCTTCAGTAGATTCTGGTTCTAGAATTGACAACATTGTTTTTGGGCAGTTTACCCTTACCATGCCCGCCGGCTGTAGCGGTTATAACGACTTTAGAAACAAACTTTTAACTATAGAAGCAGGTCAGACTAAAAACATGACTCTTTCACTAGGGACATGCAGCGACAATGCTTCAAAAGCTTTAAAAGTATTTGTAGACTGGAATCAGGATGGCGATTTCAATGATGTAAAGGAAGAAGTTGCAACGTCTGATTTAATTGCAAACGCGGAAAATATTTCGTTAGCTATAACTGCACCAGCTGTGCTGCCTAAAGGTGGAAGGACTTTATTAAGGGTAGTACTACAAGAAGTTGCACAAACGTCTGAAATAACAAGCTGCGGAACTTACGGTAAGGGCGAAACACAGGATTATCTAATTCAGTTTATGCAGCCACAAACAGATGTTGCTCTTACAGCTGTTGCTCCAGTTGGCCCTAATCTATGTGTTGCCTCTACCCAGACTGTAAAGGTTAAGCTACGCAACCTTGGCGCAGGCACACAAAACAACCTGCCAGTCACAGTTATAGTTAAGAAAAACGGCATCAACTTCACGCAGCTTACTGGAATCTTTAAGGGTACTATATCAACAGGGAGAGAGGTAGAGTTTAGTTTGGATGGTAGTTTTAAAACCGAAGCGGGCGCTACGTATGAATTAATAGCTACATCATCGTTAGACGGCGATGTAGTAACCGGCAACAACAATGCATCTACCTCATTTACTGTTAATAACTTATCACCTGCTCCCATTGCCGCTATTAGCCGTTGCGGGGCAGATCAGGATTATTCATTAACAGCAGAAGGTAATGGTGTAGTTTATTGGTATACTTCTGCTGATGCCACTACACCTGTTGCTGTAGGAAAGAGCATCAACCTGGAAGCAAAAAAACTAACAACCAACACCTTATACGCTGGCGTAAATGATTTAAGCGCGTCTGTAGGGCCTGCTACAAAGGCTGTACTCTCTACTGGCGACTATGGTCAGTTTACGCCTGAAGTACTGATCTCAACCAAAGCCCCAGTTGTTCTAGAAAGTGCCCGGTTATATATAGGTCATGGCGGGAAAATCACTTTTACCTTATTTAACTCTACTGGCCAACCTGTAACTTTTAAAACGATTGATGTAGTACCTACTAGATCTTCAGCAGCAACAGGCAACCAACCTAATGATGCAACAGACCAAGGTGCTATCTACAATTTAGGGCTCGAGATCCCGAGCGCAGGTAACTATAGAATAGCTATTTCTTATGAGGAAGACGCAACTATTTTCCGCAATAAAGGGACTTTAGTAAGTTATCCGTTACAGATTGCTGACGTCTTTGAAATCACTGGTAATACCGCTTCTCCTAACCCGGAAACTTACTATTATTATTTCTATGATCTTAAAGTAAGTGCATTAGGTTGTAAAAGTGAACGTGTTGCTGTAGAAGTAAAAGGTAAAAATGCCATTGAACAGGCAATTTTAACGCGCGAAGGTGAGACACTAAAGTCTAACGCATTAGAAGGAAATCAATGGTATTTGAATGGTAAAGCTATAGCAGGCGCAACAGGACAGACCTTTACCCCAACAGAGAACGGCAAGTATAGCTTGGTAGCAACAGTTGACGGTTGTGTTTCAAAAAGATCTGAAGAATACTCCTTTGTATACAGGCCGGGTGCAGCTGAACTTGGCGATAAAGTTATAGTATCGCCTAACCCAAGTACTGGTAAATTTTATATTGCTGCCGAGCTCATACCGTCCGATATTATTCGCTATGAAGTATATAATATACTTGGCAATATGATGAGCACGGGAAAAGTAGATAACTATAATGGAATTTTTGAGGACACTATTGACTTATCTAACAGTTCGAGCGGAGTATATTTTATCAGGATATATAAAAACGAGGCTATGCATGTACAGAAGCTTGTGCTGCAGCGGTAA
- a CDS encoding homogentisate 1,2-dioxygenase: protein MPFYYKLGEIPQKRHTQFRQPDGSLYAEQLVGTLGFSGVSSLLYHINPPTKISRIDEPVPFKPKVAEGIKLAPHHLRTLQIETTGTDYLDARKTVLLNNDVDISICNPSEREMNYYYKNAASDEVVFVHDGSGDLLTQMGRIPFKPGDYLVIPRTVIHKFRFDEGKTRLLIIESHSPVETPRRYRNHFGQLLEHSPFCERDMRPPVELITETEKGEYRVQIKKEGYLHQYYYEFSPFDAIGWDGYFFPYAFSIYDFEPITGRIHQPPPVHQTFEAHNFVICSFVPRLFDYHPLAIPAPYNHSNVDSDEVLYYVEGDFMSRKGVDRASFTVHPGGIPHGPHPGTVEASIGKKETHEYAVMIDTFKPLHLTEYAVDLMDKNYPMSWSEHHDTNGPRPADMMD, encoded by the coding sequence ATGCCATTTTATTATAAACTGGGAGAGATCCCTCAAAAAAGACATACACAGTTCCGGCAGCCGGATGGCAGTTTGTATGCCGAGCAGCTGGTGGGTACGCTGGGCTTCAGTGGCGTTTCGTCGTTGCTGTACCATATAAATCCGCCCACCAAAATAAGCCGCATAGACGAGCCTGTACCTTTTAAACCGAAAGTAGCCGAAGGTATAAAACTGGCGCCGCACCACCTGCGCACGCTACAGATAGAGACTACCGGCACTGATTACCTGGATGCCCGCAAAACCGTGCTGCTTAACAACGATGTGGATATCAGTATCTGCAACCCGAGCGAGCGCGAAATGAACTACTACTATAAAAATGCAGCCAGCGACGAGGTCGTTTTTGTGCACGATGGCAGTGGTGACCTGCTTACACAGATGGGCCGCATCCCGTTCAAACCCGGCGATTACCTGGTAATTCCGCGCACGGTTATCCATAAATTCAGGTTTGATGAAGGCAAGACAAGACTGCTGATCATAGAAAGCCACAGCCCTGTAGAAACACCGCGCCGTTACCGTAATCACTTCGGGCAGTTGCTGGAGCACTCGCCGTTCTGTGAGCGCGACATGCGCCCGCCTGTAGAACTCATTACCGAAACCGAAAAAGGCGAATACCGTGTGCAGATCAAAAAAGAAGGTTATCTGCACCAGTATTACTATGAGTTCAGCCCGTTTGATGCTATAGGCTGGGATGGTTACTTCTTCCCGTATGCTTTCTCTATCTATGATTTTGAACCGATAACCGGCCGCATCCACCAGCCACCTCCCGTACACCAGACCTTCGAGGCGCATAACTTTGTGATCTGTTCGTTCGTGCCAAGGCTGTTCGATTATCACCCGCTGGCTATACCGGCACCATACAACCACTCCAACGTAGACTCCGACGAGGTGCTATACTATGTGGAAGGTGACTTTATGAGTCGCAAAGGCGTGGACAGGGCATCTTTTACAGTGCATCCGGGCGGTATACCACATGGCCCGCACCCGGGTACGGTTGAGGCGAGCATCGGTAAAAAGGAAACACACGAATACGCTGTGATGATCGATACCTTTAAGCCGCTGCACCTGACCGAGTACGCTGTGGACCTGATGGACAAAAATTACCCGATGAGCTGGAGCGAACACCACGACACCAATGGCCCGCGCCCGGCTGATATGATGGATTAA
- the ruvX gene encoding Holliday junction resolvase RuvX yields MGRILAIDYGTKRVGIAVTDVLQIAANPLDTVHSKDALAYLKAYVLREPVEAIVLGMPRRLSGEDSDATQHVVGFMRILQKEFPGIPVHTVDERFTSKMAQAAMLAGGLKKKDRQDKGTVDRVSAAIILQSYLESKNIL; encoded by the coding sequence ATGGGCAGGATACTGGCAATTGATTACGGAACAAAACGCGTTGGCATAGCCGTTACGGATGTGCTGCAAATAGCTGCCAATCCGCTGGATACGGTGCACTCCAAAGATGCGCTGGCTTACCTGAAGGCCTACGTGCTGCGCGAACCCGTGGAGGCCATCGTTCTGGGCATGCCGCGCCGCCTTTCCGGCGAAGATTCGGATGCAACGCAGCATGTTGTCGGGTTTATGCGTATTCTGCAAAAGGAGTTTCCGGGTATACCGGTACACACCGTAGACGAGCGCTTTACATCTAAAATGGCACAGGCTGCCATGCTGGCCGGCGGGCTTAAAAAGAAAGACCGCCAGGACAAAGGCACCGTAGACCGTGTGAGCGCCGCCATCATTTTACAATCGTATTTAGAGAGCAAAAACATATTATGA
- a CDS encoding S41 family peptidase — translation MSKMEHSEDRKKIHNSPIQIKLPLFIALALAAGVLIGANTFSPSTTNPQDTARSYLKFRDILSYIDRDYVDTVNVEELTDYAITEMLEKLDPHTSYIPAKDMAMARSYLEGDFEGIGVEFNIFKDTIYVITPLSGGPSEAAGLLAGDKIIKVDGETVAGKGITNEGVFKRLRGKKGSKVNISIMRGSNPKLLPFTIQRDKIPTVSVDVSYMVGDKTGYIKVSRFSANTFEEFKEALTSLKKKGMNQLILDLRGNPGGYMDHATRMADEFLAGNKLLVYTDGKGTRYDSKSFARTKGDFENGPLIILLDEGSASASEIVAGAIQDNDRGLIVGRRSFGKGLVQMPIPLNDGSELRLTISRYYTPSGRSIQKSYKNGTEEYAKDMLHRLESGEYFHPDSSLFVDSLKYKTSKGRIVYGGGGIMPDVFVPRDTTAFSEYLSQLYNKNVMREYALAYYKNNQKQLEKMSFAQFKKSFEVTDKMLQDMVKLAGKSEVEYNAEQFKRSKGLIRNNLKAFIARSVYGNAGFFPVLHEADEDFQAALKQFGKAQKLAKGGV, via the coding sequence ATGAGTAAAATGGAGCACAGCGAAGACAGGAAAAAAATCCATAATTCGCCTATTCAGATAAAACTGCCGCTTTTTATTGCGCTGGCTCTGGCAGCAGGCGTACTTATTGGGGCAAACACTTTTTCACCATCCACTACCAACCCACAGGATACTGCCAGGAGTTACCTCAAGTTCCGTGACATACTAAGCTACATAGACCGCGACTACGTGGACACAGTGAACGTTGAGGAACTGACAGATTATGCAATAACCGAAATGCTGGAAAAACTGGACCCACACACGTCTTATATTCCGGCTAAAGATATGGCCATGGCCCGCTCGTACCTCGAAGGCGATTTTGAAGGCATAGGAGTGGAGTTCAATATTTTTAAAGATACCATTTACGTGATAACGCCTTTAAGCGGAGGGCCGTCGGAAGCGGCTGGGTTGCTGGCCGGCGACAAGATCATAAAAGTAGATGGCGAGACGGTAGCCGGAAAAGGAATTACCAACGAAGGTGTGTTTAAGCGCCTGCGCGGCAAAAAAGGTTCTAAAGTTAATATCAGTATAATGCGTGGTAGCAACCCCAAACTGCTGCCATTTACCATTCAGCGCGATAAGATACCAACTGTGTCGGTTGATGTGAGCTACATGGTCGGTGATAAGACCGGTTACATAAAAGTGAGTCGTTTCTCAGCCAATACGTTCGAGGAGTTTAAGGAAGCGCTCACCAGCCTTAAAAAGAAAGGCATGAACCAGCTGATACTTGACCTGCGCGGCAACCCCGGCGGCTACATGGACCATGCTACCCGTATGGCCGATGAGTTTCTGGCTGGTAATAAGCTACTGGTTTACACCGATGGCAAAGGCACCCGCTACGACTCTAAAAGCTTCGCCCGCACAAAAGGCGATTTCGAAAACGGCCCTTTGATTATCCTGCTTGATGAAGGCAGCGCATCGGCCTCAGAGATTGTGGCCGGCGCCATACAGGACAACGACCGCGGGCTTATAGTTGGCCGCCGTTCGTTTGGGAAAGGACTGGTGCAAATGCCGATTCCGTTGAACGATGGCTCTGAGCTGCGCTTAACTATATCCAGGTACTATACGCCAAGCGGGCGCTCTATCCAGAAATCTTATAAAAATGGTACTGAAGAGTATGCCAAAGACATGCTGCACCGATTGGAAAGCGGCGAGTACTTTCACCCGGACAGCAGTTTGTTTGTAGATTCGCTGAAGTATAAAACCTCGAAAGGTCGTATAGTGTATGGCGGTGGCGGTATTATGCCGGATGTGTTTGTGCCGCGCGATACGACTGCGTTCTCGGAGTACCTGAGCCAGCTATACAACAAAAACGTGATGCGCGAATATGCCCTGGCCTACTACAAAAATAACCAGAAGCAACTGGAGAAAATGAGCTTTGCGCAGTTCAAGAAATCGTTTGAAGTGACAGACAAAATGCTGCAGGACATGGTGAAGTTGGCAGGTAAGAGCGAAGTAGAATATAATGCCGAGCAGTTTAAACGTTCTAAAGGCCTGATCCGAAATAACCTGAAAGCCTTTATTGCACGCAGTGTGTATGGTAACGCTGGCTTCTTCCCGGTACTGCACGAAGCAGACGAAGATTTTCAGGCGGCGCTGAAGCAATTTGGTAAGGCACAAAAGCTGGCAAAAGGCGGAGTGTAA